Proteins found in one Triticum urartu cultivar G1812 chromosome 4, Tu2.1, whole genome shotgun sequence genomic segment:
- the LOC125554932 gene encoding NADH-ubiquinone oxidoreductase chain 1-like, which produces MAFVKHRKGPDIVGSFGLLQPLADGLKLILKEPISPSSANFSLFRMAPVATFMLSLVAWAVVPFDYGMVLSDPNIGLLYLFAISSLGVYGIIIAGWSSKTGGDRSVAYDIWTNWAKMGLCRRC; this is translated from the coding sequence ATGGCTTTTGTGAAACATCGAAAGGGTCCTGATATAGTGGGATCATTCGGATTGTTACAACCTCTAGCAGATGGTCTGAAATTGATTCTAAAAGAACCTATTTCACCAAGTAGTGCTAATTTCTCCCTTTTTAGAATGGCTCCAGTGGCTACATTTATGTTAAGTCTGGTCGCTTGGGCCGTTGTACCTTTTGATTATGGTATGGTATTATCAGATCCGAACATAGGGCTACTTTATTTGTTTGCCATATCTTCGCTAGGTGTTTATGGAATAATTATAGCAGGTTGGTCTAGTAAGACGGGGGGCGACCGTTCGGTCGCCTATGATATATGGACCAATTGGGCCAAAATGGGTTTGTGCCGCAGGTGTTGA